In Candidatus Aminicenantes bacterium, the sequence CTTGTTTATTGACGGCAATCGTCCCGAATCATGATTCAATACCCTTTTTATTTTATCTCCAGCCGCTGGCGGAACTCGGAAGGGCTAAAGCCGGTATTTTTTTTGAAAGCGGCGTTAAACACCGACTTGGAGTTGAAACCGCTTTCAAAAGCGATCTTGAGCAGTTTGTCGTCCCTGGTTTTCAGATCGGACAGTT encodes:
- a CDS encoding helix-turn-helix domain-containing protein, translating into MKTRDDKLLKIAFESGFNSKSVFNAAFKKNTGFSPSEFRQRLEIK